A genomic window from Purpureocillium takamizusanense chromosome 2, complete sequence includes:
- a CDS encoding uncharacterized protein (EggNog:ENOG503P5C4~COG:S), with the protein MNTIKADTVDLGNHAAAFRGDILGVLPIAIGSLHLLDDIKKGTKTASSSQPLTTPEALELAGATGDLAKEVNKTLTAIIAAKPKFDKLLVVSPIILLNLEQQQKATKDFSAKVVEKVPKELQAIAQGLIKPIDDGFTQAIGKYKLF; encoded by the coding sequence ATGAACACCATCAAGGCCGACACCGTCGACCTCGGcaaccacgccgccgccttcaggggcgacatcctcggcgtcctgcccatcgccatcggctccctccacctcctcgacgacatcaaaAAGGGAACcaagacggcctcgtcctcccagCCCCTCACCACCcccgaggccctcgagctcgccggcgccaccggcgacctcgccaagGAGGTCAACAAGACCctcaccgccatcatcgccgccaaacCAAAGTTCgacaagctcctcgtcgtcagccccatcatcctcctcaacctcgagcagcagcaaaaggcCACAAAGGACTTTTCCGCCAAGGTCGTCGAAAAGGTCCCCAAGGAACTCCAGGCCATTGCTCAGGGCCTCATCAAGcccatcgacgacggcttcacCCAGGCCATCGGCAAGTACAAGCTCTTCTAA